The genomic region TCCTGCTGTTCTTCGGCGCGAAGCGCATTCCCGAACTGATGAAAGGGCTGGGCAAAGGCATCCGTGAGTTCAAAGACGCAACCAAAGACGTTCGCGAGAATATCGAAGAAGGATTGAAAGACACGAAATAAAATGAGTGAATGATTGATTGACTGAATGACTGAATTTGGCAAAGCGAATCAGTCATTCAGTCAATCAATCATTCACTCATTAGTACCTTTGGCAACAGAGTAGCCCTTATTTTTGCGGCTGCTCTGTTGTCTGTTTTTATCACCTGCTGTAATTGCCGTATGCCCATCCGTTTTTACCAGTCCCTTTCCCAGATTCAGTCCGACCTCGCTTCCGGGGTTGTTA from Tellurirhabdus rosea harbors:
- a CDS encoding Sec-independent protein translocase subunit TatA/TatB codes for the protein MEFLTIFAFLGSLGGTELLLIGLVILLFFGAKRIPELMKGLGKGIREFKDATKDVRENIEEGLKDTK